In Megalops cyprinoides isolate fMegCyp1 chromosome 8, fMegCyp1.pri, whole genome shotgun sequence, the genomic stretch TTCTGAAAACTCATAATACACCTCCTACGAAATTACATTCTCCAGTTCCTCATGACTTGGCCAAATAGAACCCATAAGTGTTTCAGCACCTCTTGGTAAGTGATGgcacaaaggagaaaaaagataTTGTGGCAAATGGCTTTAAAAGACAGAATAGCTGTGTGGCATCTCCTTTTGAGACAATTAGTGTCATTGGTCTTcagtgtgtgcttctgtttaaaaacataaaccAGTGGTATGTTTTTGCAAGCATGTACTTCGATAACCTTCTTTCATTAGAAAAATCTCATTTTTATGTCTGTAGCGTATGTtggaaagaaggaaggaaggagaagcaaagagaaggaaggaaaaacaaggagaaaTGTACCAAAACTCTCACCCTGTGTATATGTAGCTCCTCCACTATTTCAAGAAGTCTGGTTTTAAATTCTAAAAGCTGGATAGACAGAATACCATCATCTGACTCTTGAGGGGTGTATGATGATGACTGCTTATGTTCTACATCCTGTTCATcacattttaaggaaaaaagaaagaataaatgtCAAGGGCACTGCATAATAATGTGTCACATAATAGCTAGCTTTATATTTAATGCTTACCAGGGACTCAGATAAATACTTACTAGGTGTTTTCCCAAGTCTGGACTCAATGCCATCTCAGAGTTTGGGTGTGAATCTGGAACACTTTCTTCTGGTTTCCCAGACATCATTTAAGACTGCAGGATAAGCCCCTTCCACCTAAATATGCATTTGCTCACTTTGCAGccttaattgtttaatttttaaaaatgtgttaagCAAAACACTTCATGTTTTCAAGTATTCTTCCTTCACCTGAAAAAATCGTGATGGTTAAACCGTTACATAGAACAATTTAACCAACAAAAACACCTCAGTAAGAATAATGTTTCCATTGTTAAAACACAGCTAATTATGCTTAAATGGTCATTTGAAAGTAAtctgacatacagtattcatttcATACACCCATTACTTTTAAAGTTATATCTTCAGCCCATCAAGGTGGATAGGATGCTGGTCTAAGAGTCTAATGGGGGTCAGCATAATAACACCAAATGGACAAATTGCACTGTCACGCCGCTTAAATTATATAAGTTATTTAATTTGACCTGTAGATGTTCCCTTGTCTCCTCATCATGGTTGACTTTTAAGTGGGAGGTCTGCGCTCAAAATGATCCTTTAATAGAAGGGAACCTTTCTCCATTTAACCCGCACAGTTATCAATCATGTGCAGGAATAAATGATCCCGTTAGAATTTGCTACTATCACAAATGACACTGTGACCTCAGGCCAATCTCTTTATTTGCTTCTCCACTGATTCACTTCAGCAGATATTAAACAATTTTATAAGCCATGAAAGGCAAAATTAAAAGGACACCATCCATAAAACGGAATAATTCCTTTAAGCCCTATGTCTGTATTACCAAGGAGGCTTCCTTGATATTACATTTCATGAGTTATATGACTATACAGCGCTGATACGTAGGTAATGGAGGAAAGATGGCAATAATCAAGGCCTTCAGGCTTGTAATAATATGTATTCAATCATATCTTAAACTCTGTTTATCATGCCAGTTGATTTTAAGTGTAACAGTTAAGGAATACCACCAGAAACCGTCACTGAACAGGCTAAAAGTGATCTGATAACTGAACGAATGTTGACGTTAGGTAGCTATTCTCACCTGGCAGGTTACCTAACGTTACAGTTTGTGAAATTGGTTTGCAATTCAATATCAAATACAATTGaactgacactgaaataaaatgaataaatgatttagTAAGttatttgtataaaaatacaagaaTAGGATTAAGCGCATGAAAATTACGTGTGGGCTACGAATCTAGTTAACGTTATCTAAATAATCGAGAAAGGCAAACAAATAGTTTTGGCAGCTAACGCTGACAGTTGCCCAAATAAATCACTAACTTAACTTTGTCTAGCTAGTTGTGCAGTTTTACTTCTTATGCGATAACGTTACCTGAAAACATTCATTGCCAACACAGATCTGAGCAAGCAGTGAAGAATGaggaataaaacagaataaattaaGGTGCTGAAACCTACCTTTTTGTCTTTAACAGCgagtgctgttgtgttttgataGCTTTATATGTTACGGTTATACTTAGCCAAGTTACCTAGCACCTACCTAAGTTACCAACCTTGACATTTTAGCGCGAGGATATATTTGGCGGGCTCCAAACCAGACAGGAATCAGCCATGGTTGgtaaaggtgattttttttttaaatagcaggCCTActtattttttccatcataACAACCAATTATGCTATTATGTTAGTACAGCAACATGGCAAAAGTGTTATCTTGATTTATGTGAATCAATTTAATTAAGCATACTATCTGCCACAAGAAAACATAATGCTGCATATTTTGTCACACTGAaaccacaaacatacaaatcAAACGATATTCCAAGCTATCGAAAGTCTATGTTGTTCATTCAAGTAATTGCTGCCATCTAGTGCTGAAAGGCTATATTGAAAAGCACTTTTGCGGACAAGCCAGTAGTTGCtcagtaaaagaaaacaaatttttGTTTACCACGATGACCATGATATAATTGTGATAGTTACGTTATGATTGCATAAGTTGTGGACACCGTATAGTTCAGGTAATATAAAAAAGACCTACAGTCTACTTCTGAAATACCGCGACCGATAATCATGCAACTAAATTTAACAGCCCTGGCATCACATATGATGCAATGCGATAAAGCAGTTTACATTGCAATTCAAGGGCAAACATTTCACAGTTCGAAAGATGATTTGGAGTGACAGATGTGCGTACGTGTCAGTCCTTTTATCCAGATGAACACTTCCGTTAGTCAGGCCTAACCAGGTACACCCATCGCAACCGGAGGTGAGGTCACAGATGCTTGGGGCAATGTGAAACCAATGGTTTcctagttttatttttctttgggATTTTAGCTAGATGTAGAGTTAGATGTCTTACTATATTTAAACTTCAAAATGtgaattgttgttttttgtcttcataTTTCTGAGGATAAAATGTTGCTTGACTATGCAAGTACATCAGTTGTGCAAGTTAGGTTACGTTTTGAGATTTGATCTAGTTTCAACCTGAACAGGTCGGCGTTCACCTGTTTCCTTAAATATGATGCGGAATACCACTTTTCGATAGCGTAAACCAACAAATCCTTCATATATTTTTCACAAACGGAAGTAGTTTAAACTTTATTTAGCAAGTAGCTAATGACCTGTGTAACTTTTCTTAACTGTTTTAACTTGGGCGTATTCGGTGTTTGACAGGTAGCTGTCTAGCTAGGTTGCTACCTGCTTGGAAGGCGtgcaggttttgttttctgaatgagTATAGCTAGCAACGCAGCTAGCGCTTACCAAAGTAGGCTACTGTATATATCTGTTGTAACTGGAGGGAAATGCTTTTatacttatttttattgtgcCAATTTATTCAATATGGGCTGACTGCCTGTACAAGGAGGATATTGAGGATCATAAACACAGAGGACTCATCGAATGAAGGTAATTTATTTGATTAGCCAGGCATTGGAAAGGTATTTTACTCAGAAACATGATTAACACACTGTAACAGGGAGGTTTTTGTATCATTTCTATTGATTACAGTTTGAAACTGTATTTTAGTAAATTGGCTAATTATGTACAACTGTTCAAAAGACCAGCTGCTCTCATCAATGAAGTCTTTTGCGGGTAACAAATATTATTGAAGAGCACTGAAGAGGATGGTTCAAAGGTATGGTAAATAACTTTAGGTAAAATAGTAACCACACCCAATACACCAGTAaagcaaaatattcaaaaagtatttaaaaaatatagtgtTTATTTGTGCTTATATTAAAGTTGAGCAGAATTTAAATACTTGCATTCAATTCTCTCTGTGTAGTTATGCGGGTGTCGGTGTGTGTATTCACGCATTTAAGGATAGAAATACAACGTTCTCTTAACTTTTCATAACTGTCTAAATTCAAATTTTGTCTCTAGTTTTTGTCGACGAGGAGGCCGCGAAAAAGTTCTTAGGACGCCACCTGTTGTTTAACCGATTTGACTTCGAGCTTTTTACCCCGGGGAATTTGGAAAGAGAGTGCAAGGAAGAAGTTTGCAACTATGAAGAAGCGCGagaaatttttgaaaatattccaGCCACAGTTGAGTATCCCATTCAGTGGCATATTGCAGTGCATATtataatattgtatattaaCCTATGTTCACATTCTGCAATACCATTGAAAAGCAACACTTTACATCAATAGTAAAATAATTTGGAAAGGAAGTtacttgattttgttttgcaggatgcattctgggaaatgtacaCACAAGGTAAGAATAGCTAATGTATTAGAAAATATGAGATTTAACagtatgttaaatataaaaGCTGAATGAgattaaagtttgtttttttttttttggggggggggggtatttttcAGCATAAGTGGTTAAAAATCAAGTTAAAGATGCATAGTGTCATAcagataaatgtgtttgtgtttatttttatatatatatatatatatatatatatatatatatatatatatataagactTAAATAATTGCTTGTATCAGGACAGTAATAACCTATGATGGTGAGCAACAGTAAAGTATTAACCCAGATGTGTTTTTCCtggtgtaaaataaatgtacagtcAACAgacttttacatgttttatagTATGTGCATGGTAGGACAAAATATATGTGCATAGACGACATAATGCGGAtagcctttatttattttcaccatgtctcagtttttatttcacaatgtaGGCAAATGAACCTGTGCTTGAATTGTAATGAATGATGTACCAACAGTACACTGCAGCATCTACCTACTGTCTTGTGTGTATAACCAGCAGATAATCTCCAGCCCCCATCAAGGTTAGATGTGACCGCCCTTCTCATCGGCCTAATTGCAGCTGGGGTGACCATAATTATCATCGGGCTGCTGTTTTGGTACTGCTGTCAAAGAGTGTGCACAGTTGCCAGATCCCCTGGGTAAGATCTTCATTGTTCAGCttaaattaaatgttgaatTCACACATTCTCTCAAAACGGCACCCTGTCTGTATCAATGGTGTGTTTTAGAGTGCAGTAGAGTTGGCAGTAATTGAGTGGGAGTGCAGAAAGGGGGAGGTGTAACTGTGACGGGTGGGCCTGTAGCTCCTCTAGGGTACGCACACGGAGAAGTAATGCCTCCCTGATTATACGGAGGCTGGAAGAAGTCTCGATGCAGCCTGTGTTCACGCCTGAGGAAGAGATGGGCCCACCTGGCCTCCCCTCGTATGAGCAAGCCATTGCCAAATCTGGACAGCATGACGCCCCTCCTCCACCTTACCCAGGGTACGAATATGCACACACTgttgaaatgtatgtttattcATGCTATTTCTTGTTATCATTAGTCCACATGTTATCACGTAGAATTCCTCATGAAAATCATAAGGAGTGATGAAATGCACTGCTCTACTTGCCAGACATTGTGCCCTTATGTTAAGTGCTTGAATATTATTGGTTTGAGAGTTTTATTTGAAAGTGAATTGTATTGACTTGTGTGCACAATTTTGCCTTTTGATTCTAGATCCAAACCAGGAAGTATTCGACGGTAGCATCTATCAATATTTGGCGGCGGGGGGAGTTTTATGTTTctaaagtaaacatttttactttaagaTTTTAAGCAGTCTCTTCATCATATTGGAAAAATATGTACAGGTTTTTGAATTTTAAGATTGGAATGCTAATATGGTATTTTGATTTTCGATTTTAATGGAACATATTATTACTGATAATTGCTACCCATAAGatgttttaaatgtagtttacttttattgttttttcaaCATCTTGTATGAATCCACTCTTATAAATGTAACATATCAGTATAACAACTGACAGATTTTGTGTAAGGAGCAATATTTCTCAAGTGTGAAATCTTAATATGGATCATATTTGAATTCAGTTCATTGACAATAAAGTGTATCATTGGTATCTTGACCTACTCTAGGTAAACAGATGCAGACGGGTAAATGTACATGGCTAAATGTGGATTGTTAAACAAAATATCTCCTGTCGCAATAATAGTCACCTACAGAGTGAATTGCTAATGCAGTGGGGgaaaaatggggggaaaaaactcttttacatttttgtattatagTGTTAAACGATTAGATATGTACGTGAAGTAGCAGAATTTCTTTGAGGTGAagttttaagaaatattttgacaatatacacaaaaacgTCAGTCCAGCTGTGTTTTTGGGACATAGCCCATTAGGACTCAGGTTAAGGATGAGAGCAACACTCAGTGAATGGCCCTGGATAACTGGCCCTGGCCTTCTGTTATTTGGGGGGAAATCAACAAAGTAGGCCATAAAAACCACTATGAATAGGTCATTTTATGGCTGTTTTGACTAGTTTAACATTGTGATCACCAGTTGTGTAACATTAGAatgtaatacatatttttcactTACCACACTATGCCATATGTTGCCCTTTTAAGGAATCTGCTACAGCAGAGTGCCATTAGCATTGTTAGCCAAATGAAGTGAT encodes the following:
- the LOC118782170 gene encoding transmembrane gamma-carboxyglutamic acid protein 4-like isoform X2, with amino-acid sequence MLLYLFLLCQFIQYGLTACTRRILRIINTEDSSNEVFVDEEAAKKFLGRHLLFNRFDFELFTPGNLERECKEEVCNYEEAREIFENIPATDAFWEMYTQDNLQPPSRLDVTALLIGLIAAGVTIIIIGLLFWYCCQRVCTVARSPGSSRVRTRRSNASLIIRRLEEVSMQPVFTPEEEMGPPGLPSYEQAIAKSGQHDAPPPPYPGSKPGSIRR
- the LOC118782170 gene encoding transmembrane gamma-carboxyglutamic acid protein 4-like isoform X1 is translated as MLLYLFLLCQFIQYGLTACTRRILRIINTEDSSNEVFVDEEAAKKFLGRHLLFNRFDFELFTPGNLERECKEEVCNYEEAREIFENIPATDAFWEMYTQADNLQPPSRLDVTALLIGLIAAGVTIIIIGLLFWYCCQRVCTVARSPGSSRVRTRRSNASLIIRRLEEVSMQPVFTPEEEMGPPGLPSYEQAIAKSGQHDAPPPPYPGSKPGSIRR